Proteins encoded within one genomic window of Halorussus salilacus:
- a CDS encoding DUF7490 domain-containing protein, giving the protein MNRETMLALGIAVVVAVSLVSVAAVPDAFADPDSDPVRPGHVSIEEVSIAPGAVSGGTANLTVDSRLGHRGGTTENVSVLVRAVGLESGLEETAVRAEVGEISGDREVSVVRNLSVERAGGYRIETVVYRDDERIADGSKEVRGVGTLVPEYARTSVDFHWRADDDLPAVEYTVADAGDNRTALNVSTYLTNEGDDPSEELRVVLTARQADSNIVADRATVPVGTIEPGRTATPNAELAVPDGYNYYLDAVLWKDGVVVGTARSVANLDPTETIEADETVREVGIEVGDFEDDDAGAAGAARETEEPAADAGEGGTPGFTAAGALTALVAALLLARRQS; this is encoded by the coding sequence ATGAACCGCGAGACGATGCTGGCACTCGGTATCGCTGTCGTCGTCGCGGTATCGCTGGTCTCGGTCGCTGCGGTCCCCGACGCGTTCGCAGACCCGGACTCCGACCCGGTCCGGCCCGGCCACGTCTCCATCGAGGAGGTGTCCATCGCGCCGGGCGCGGTGTCGGGCGGTACCGCGAACCTGACGGTGGACTCGCGGCTCGGCCACCGTGGCGGCACCACCGAGAACGTGTCGGTCCTCGTGCGGGCGGTCGGCCTCGAATCCGGACTCGAAGAGACCGCGGTCCGGGCGGAGGTCGGCGAGATATCCGGCGACCGCGAGGTGTCGGTCGTCCGGAACCTCTCGGTCGAGCGCGCGGGCGGCTACCGCATCGAGACGGTCGTCTATCGCGACGACGAGCGGATTGCCGATGGGAGCAAGGAGGTCCGAGGCGTCGGCACGCTCGTCCCCGAGTACGCCCGGACGAGCGTCGACTTCCACTGGCGGGCCGACGACGACCTCCCGGCCGTCGAGTACACCGTCGCCGACGCCGGGGACAACCGGACCGCGCTGAACGTCTCGACCTACCTCACCAACGAGGGCGACGACCCCTCCGAGGAACTCCGGGTCGTGCTGACCGCCCGGCAGGCCGACTCGAACATCGTCGCCGACCGCGCGACGGTGCCGGTCGGCACCATCGAACCGGGCCGGACCGCGACCCCGAACGCCGAACTCGCGGTGCCCGACGGCTACAACTACTACCTCGACGCCGTGCTGTGGAAGGACGGCGTGGTCGTCGGCACCGCCCGGAGCGTCGCCAACCTCGACCCGACCGAGACCATCGAGGCCGACGAGACGGTCCGCGAGGTCGGTATCGAGGTCGGCGACTTCGAGGACGACGACGCAGGCGCGGCGGGCGCGGCGCGGGAGACCGAAGAGCCTGCCGCCGACGCCGGAGAGGGCGGTACGCCCGGCTTCACGGCCGCCGGAGCGCTCACCGCGCTCGTCGCCGCGCTACTGCTCGCACGGAGGCAATCATGA
- a CDS encoding NAD(P)/FAD-dependent oxidoreductase: MSESYVIIGDGIAGSSAAETLREQAPDADITVITDEGEALYNRILIKEFAKGKLPEAPISIHEPEWYDERDIDLELNTFVTSVDTDAHEVHTHDSGTYEYDKLLVATGGTPTSLSSFGIENADADGVHHFWTFQDARKIQENASEADTGAVVGAGLLGIDLAAVCAAQEVDAHYIMRGNRWWRYGLSLDGAEIIHDALEEKGVECVFESGVERFETDDEGRVVSTVDANGEEFDSDFVGVAIGLDFNTEYLQGTGIEEDSGIVVDQYMQTSVEDVYAAGDITRYYDVILDEYAQNGSWGSAKEQGQIAAKNMVADGEEAEFRWVSSYSITHFDFPFLSFGFPTLGDDECERKYSDTEWRRLAFKDGKLVGGVLIGDIAPQGKYKDLIRREVEVADQKEVLLEKDFDPEELAIPPEQ; encoded by the coding sequence ATGAGCGAGTCGTACGTGATAATCGGTGACGGTATCGCGGGGAGCTCCGCAGCGGAGACCCTCCGCGAGCAAGCCCCGGATGCCGACATAACGGTCATCACCGACGAAGGTGAGGCCCTGTACAACCGAATCCTCATCAAGGAATTCGCCAAGGGCAAACTCCCCGAAGCGCCAATCTCCATCCACGAGCCCGAGTGGTACGACGAGCGGGACATCGACCTCGAACTCAACACGTTCGTCACGTCGGTCGACACCGACGCCCACGAGGTCCACACCCACGACAGCGGGACCTACGAGTACGACAAACTCCTCGTGGCGACGGGCGGCACGCCGACCAGCCTGTCGAGTTTCGGCATCGAGAACGCCGACGCCGACGGCGTCCACCACTTCTGGACGTTCCAGGACGCCCGGAAGATACAGGAGAACGCGAGCGAGGCCGACACCGGCGCCGTCGTGGGCGCGGGCCTGCTCGGCATCGACCTCGCGGCGGTCTGTGCCGCCCAGGAGGTCGACGCCCACTACATCATGCGGGGCAACCGCTGGTGGCGCTACGGCCTGAGCCTCGACGGCGCGGAGATCATCCACGACGCGCTCGAAGAGAAGGGCGTCGAGTGCGTCTTCGAGAGCGGGGTCGAGCGGTTCGAGACCGACGACGAGGGTCGCGTGGTCTCGACCGTCGACGCCAACGGCGAGGAGTTCGACAGCGACTTCGTCGGCGTCGCCATCGGCCTAGACTTCAACACCGAGTACCTCCAGGGGACGGGCATCGAGGAGGACAGCGGCATCGTGGTCGACCAGTACATGCAGACGAGCGTCGAGGACGTCTACGCGGCGGGCGACATCACGCGCTACTACGACGTCATCCTCGACGAGTACGCCCAGAACGGCTCGTGGGGCTCGGCGAAGGAGCAGGGCCAGATCGCCGCGAAGAACATGGTCGCCGACGGCGAGGAGGCGGAGTTCCGCTGGGTGTCGTCGTACTCCATCACCCACTTCGACTTCCCGTTCCTCAGCTTCGGCTTCCCGACGCTGGGCGACGACGAGTGCGAGCGCAAGTACAGCGACACCGAGTGGCGGCGGCTCGCGTTCAAGGACGGCAAGCTCGTCGGCGGCGTCCTCATCGGCGACATCGCCCCGCAGGGCAAGTACAAGGACCTCATCCGCCGCGAGGTCGAGGTCGCCGACCAGAAAGAGGTCCTGCTGGAGAAGGACTTCGACCCCGAGGAACTGGCGATTCCGCCCGAGCAGTAG
- a CDS encoding VOC family protein, with the protein MSAITFFATTDLGRIVDFYVETVGADVWLEQPDCTILKYDNQLLGFCERDEADTEGILTFVYADRDGVDEMYERLADSARERPHDNDTYDIYQFFAEDPDGRAVEFQTFLHPTDPV; encoded by the coding sequence GTGAGCGCCATCACCTTCTTCGCCACGACCGACCTCGGCCGAATCGTCGATTTCTACGTCGAGACGGTCGGTGCCGACGTGTGGCTCGAACAGCCCGACTGCACGATTCTGAAGTACGACAACCAACTGCTGGGGTTCTGCGAGCGCGACGAGGCCGACACCGAGGGCATCCTCACGTTCGTCTACGCCGACCGGGACGGAGTGGACGAGATGTACGAGCGACTGGCCGACAGCGCCCGCGAGCGACCCCACGACAACGACACCTACGACATCTACCAGTTCTTCGCCGAGGACCCCGACGGTCGCGCGGTGGAGTTCCAGACGTTCCTGCATCCGACCGACCCGGTGTGA
- a CDS encoding FxsA family protein → MLKRILLGLLLIPLLDALFLVYVATQLGPVLTVALVVLTALVGTLLVRAEGRHTVRKLQRTVAEGRVPTDELTDGALLIAAGAFLLTPGLVTDAVGFLLAFSPSRIVVREAVQRWVVTPYVEKQTGGFATGNVYTFGFPNADDGGGGTGGPGPDGAGAGGSGGLGGFGGFGGPGDSGGTGGADGSGGPGTGGAGASESAPDDTYRVDDDAYDIEFEDDEEE, encoded by the coding sequence ATGCTGAAACGCATCCTGCTGGGACTGCTCCTCATCCCGCTCCTCGACGCGCTGTTCCTCGTCTATGTGGCGACGCAACTCGGCCCGGTCCTGACGGTCGCGCTCGTGGTGCTGACCGCGCTCGTCGGGACCCTGCTGGTCCGGGCGGAGGGCCGCCACACCGTCCGGAAGCTCCAGCGTACGGTCGCCGAGGGACGGGTGCCCACCGACGAACTCACCGACGGCGCGCTCCTCATCGCGGCGGGCGCGTTCCTGTTGACCCCGGGGCTGGTGACCGACGCGGTTGGCTTCCTGCTGGCGTTCTCGCCCTCGCGGATCGTGGTCCGCGAGGCGGTCCAGCGCTGGGTCGTCACCCCCTACGTCGAGAAGCAGACCGGCGGGTTCGCCACCGGCAACGTCTACACCTTCGGGTTCCCGAACGCCGACGACGGCGGCGGCGGCACGGGCGGCCCCGGCCCCGACGGCGCTGGCGCGGGCGGTTCCGGTGGTCTAGGCGGCTTCGGCGGTTTCGGCGGCCCGGGCGATTCTGGTGGCACGGGCGGTGCTGACGGCTCGGGCGGCCCCGGGACCGGCGGCGCGGGCGCGAGCGAGTCCGCGCCCGACGACACGTACCGGGTGGACGACGACGCCTACGACATCGAGTTCGAGGACGACGAGGAGGAGTAG
- a CDS encoding NAD(P)/FAD-dependent oxidoreductase translates to MIGVVGGGIAGLATAYRLQQHGRDVQVFEASDQVGGLAAVYETAGDPVEKFYHHLSASEETIIDLVEELGLGDDLVWPIGKNAYYMEGTVYPLDKPWEIAAYPYMSTYDKFRLAMLTQEIDVRGGIPTFDTYENLEDFEDVPIKEFLLDHTTRGVYENFFEPLLDAKFGDRKEDVSAAWLLGRIKFRGERDLLRGEPLGYLEGGFGRLLDALVAEVGEENITTNARVADLAVGDGEVGEMTVEVGESSAVEGAKAEADGGVTTETHEVDDVVVAAMPNVLEALTGYECDIDFQGAVCALVTMDEALTDTYWLNVGHDAPFGALIEHTNYVPPENYGGDHLLYIASYIQDYEEDLWQMDEDEVRDLWLGHVEEMFPDWDRSHVEEFRLAKNPRAAPIYERGYLDTVIPYDLGEDIADGIYYAGMASRAQYPERSLNGGIVAGFECADRIAGRKEVVSPE, encoded by the coding sequence ATGATAGGTGTCGTCGGCGGGGGAATCGCGGGTCTGGCAACCGCGTACCGCCTTCAGCAACACGGCCGCGACGTGCAGGTGTTCGAAGCCAGCGATCAGGTCGGCGGGCTGGCCGCGGTGTACGAGACCGCGGGCGACCCCGTCGAGAAGTTCTACCACCACCTCTCGGCCTCGGAGGAGACCATCATCGACCTCGTCGAGGAACTGGGACTGGGCGACGACCTGGTGTGGCCCATCGGGAAGAACGCCTACTACATGGAGGGCACCGTCTACCCCCTCGACAAACCCTGGGAGATAGCCGCCTACCCGTACATGAGCACCTACGACAAGTTCCGGCTCGCGATGCTCACGCAGGAGATAGACGTGCGCGGCGGGATTCCGACGTTCGACACCTACGAGAATCTGGAGGACTTCGAGGACGTGCCCATCAAGGAGTTCCTGCTCGACCACACCACCCGCGGCGTCTACGAGAACTTCTTCGAACCCCTGCTCGACGCCAAGTTCGGCGACCGGAAGGAGGACGTGAGCGCGGCGTGGTTGCTGGGCCGCATCAAGTTTCGGGGCGAGCGCGACCTCCTCCGGGGCGAACCGCTGGGTTACCTCGAAGGCGGGTTCGGCCGACTCCTCGACGCGCTCGTGGCCGAGGTCGGCGAGGAGAACATCACCACGAACGCCCGGGTCGCCGACCTCGCCGTCGGCGACGGCGAGGTCGGCGAGATGACGGTCGAGGTGGGAGAGTCCTCGGCAGTCGAAGGGGCAAAAGCAGAGGCCGACGGTGGGGTCACGACCGAGACCCACGAGGTCGACGACGTGGTGGTCGCGGCGATGCCCAACGTCCTCGAAGCGCTCACCGGCTACGAGTGCGACATCGACTTCCAGGGCGCGGTCTGCGCGCTGGTGACGATGGACGAGGCGCTGACCGACACCTACTGGCTCAACGTCGGCCACGACGCGCCCTTCGGCGCGCTCATCGAGCACACCAACTACGTCCCGCCGGAGAACTACGGCGGCGACCACCTGCTGTACATCGCCAGCTACATTCAGGACTACGAGGAGGACCTCTGGCAGATGGACGAAGACGAGGTCCGGGACCTCTGGCTCGGCCACGTCGAGGAGATGTTCCCCGACTGGGACCGCTCGCACGTCGAGGAGTTCCGCCTCGCGAAGAACCCCCGCGCCGCGCCCATCTACGAGCGCGGGTACCTCGACACGGTGATTCCGTACGACCTCGGCGAGGACATCGCGGACGGAATCTACTACGCCGGGATGGCGAGTCGGGCGCAGTACCCCGAGCGAAGTCTAAATGGCGGCATCGTCGCGGGGTTCGAGTGCGCCGACAGGATTGCGGGGCGGAAGGAAGTCGTGAGTCCGGAGTAG
- a CDS encoding DUF7120 family protein, giving the protein MPQLEIDLSDDMDMQIDQLVSQEEFVDRQEALEEMLSLGIKEYQTTMGTETRDEMEFADEMMETTERSLGEDDDGYRF; this is encoded by the coding sequence ATGCCCCAGCTCGAAATCGACCTGTCGGACGACATGGACATGCAGATAGACCAGCTGGTCTCCCAGGAGGAGTTCGTCGACCGGCAGGAGGCCCTCGAAGAGATGCTCTCGCTCGGCATCAAGGAGTACCAGACTACCATGGGAACCGAGACCCGCGACGAGATGGAGTTCGCCGACGAGATGATGGAGACCACGGAGCGCTCGCTGGGCGAAGACGACGACGGCTACCGGTTCTGA
- a CDS encoding DUF7124 domain-containing protein, which produces MNGSGEMTLAFELSALEELASPGTVFEDARRWSEYVGVVSDKPTYVVTNFTRKNRIRQDFFSGPKGKGESLESVREQFDTDRHVFVGTTDDDRDLADEHEWEYLDVAEAAEAAEWRLAEEVETPATEEDEDQRDDWP; this is translated from the coding sequence ATGAACGGAAGCGGCGAGATGACCCTCGCCTTCGAACTCTCGGCGCTCGAAGAACTGGCCAGCCCGGGCACGGTGTTCGAGGACGCCCGCCGGTGGAGCGAGTACGTCGGCGTCGTCTCCGACAAGCCCACCTACGTGGTGACCAACTTCACCCGCAAGAACCGCATCCGCCAGGACTTCTTCTCCGGCCCGAAGGGGAAGGGCGAGAGCCTCGAAAGCGTGCGCGAACAGTTCGACACCGACCGCCACGTCTTCGTCGGCACGACCGACGACGACCGCGACCTCGCCGACGAACACGAGTGGGAGTACCTCGACGTGGCGGAGGCCGCCGAGGCCGCCGAGTGGCGACTGGCCGAGGAGGTCGAGACCCCCGCGACCGAGGAGGACGAGGACCAGCGCGACGACTGGCCCTGA
- a CDS encoding DUF6149 family protein: protein MKIRQNARHFASRKALELPVVSDIVKDKLVSMHTDIFLKKADEARREERRERLDAFFDATMDTYLTALQEGAPEAEAREITHVQANFDFYNHGWTEMMEFPVDELGDHYDRYETFFERHGISIDDPLGEFAPAAGIPDAPSTPEKLEEPEHPYAEGGFADDVYVEGPDGEVRVGGWEEPDEVDVSRAPGVDEDAEA from the coding sequence ATGAAGATTCGCCAGAACGCCCGCCACTTCGCGTCCCGGAAGGCGCTGGAACTGCCCGTGGTCTCGGACATCGTGAAGGACAAGCTCGTCTCGATGCACACCGACATCTTCCTGAAAAAGGCCGACGAAGCCCGCCGCGAGGAGCGCCGCGAGCGTCTCGACGCCTTCTTCGACGCCACGATGGACACCTACCTGACCGCGCTGCAGGAGGGCGCGCCCGAGGCCGAGGCCCGCGAGATAACCCACGTCCAGGCCAACTTCGACTTCTACAACCACGGCTGGACCGAGATGATGGAGTTCCCGGTCGACGAACTCGGCGACCACTACGACCGCTACGAGACCTTCTTCGAGCGCCACGGCATCTCCATCGACGACCCGCTCGGGGAGTTCGCGCCCGCCGCCGGGATTCCGGACGCGCCCTCGACGCCCGAGAAACTCGAAGAGCCCGAACACCCCTACGCCGAGGGCGGGTTCGCCGACGACGTGTACGTCGAGGGGCCGGACGGCGAGGTTCGCGTCGGTGGGTGGGAGGAACCCGACGAGGTGGACGTGAGCCGAGCGCCCGGCGTGGACGAGGACGCAGAGGCGTAA
- a CDS encoding lamin tail domain-containing protein, with protein sequence MRRRTFLTALATAAGSSAAGIRLTGRTEASSGEISELAFYSTSSLVNANYGPLTDEYYVPVWAEDTAANSDEDGNDDAYLYADDESIPLVAVDWNVVGFGSMLVNDGDASWQYGNEEFVLNVWDDALGGSGTVLWDEGHGQYYDLASFSEFESYAEDNGYTVESTSSLASDLADADAAVVTSPSEAFTSEELGALGDFVDEGGWLFLHDQSDYGDYDETANLNDIPGYLDLAFRFNDDQVADEYRNASGAYEPVTDVFDDDFDYFGDREGLGLDPEETYAVTVEDVIDGDTVKVTFDDGTTENIRILGTDTPETSSNSQYERPQEWEGISDEEYLQARADEATQFGKDELDVGSTVDLVFDDNEPVRDVYDRILGYLYYDATGDGSRDANYNYRLVEEGHARVYDSSFAKHAEFIDAERAARADGVQVWEESDPDGSPEIRDNPVDDLFFPQTASVRTSTGGIDDSRVPVYAESSATQELDGGHDYGDGELPLVGVDEDANVAVVGAPLVDESYEEAEGYDTDTSSYGNYPFFTNLVDYLSEVEGDVLVDGGHGQFGADYGVAAEDAAYYMRYLEGQDIGLEGINELTADRLSRGRALVVTTPPESFTASEVDAVQSFVDDGGAVVLVGSGATPPEARENANDLAAELGTDLRVNADRVVDDSNSVGTSADVPETTAFDDSFPLFDAYTPGTANDYDVSITDIQEDGEDSLDEYVDIRNDGDADLEMTGWTLEDEADYTYEFPDGFTLGAGETVRVHTGDGEDTDTDLYWGMGIPVWNNDGDTAYLYDDAGNLADELTYPTESDACGDVVCVSEVSPEGDTLNEEWVEFENGSSSDQEMTGWTVEDEADYTYEFPDGFTLDAGATVRLHTGSGTDSDTDLYWGSGNYVWNDGGDTVFVYDDSGSLHVERSY encoded by the coding sequence ATGCGACGACGCACCTTCCTGACGGCGCTCGCGACGGCGGCGGGCAGTTCGGCCGCCGGGATCCGACTCACGGGTCGCACGGAGGCATCGTCCGGCGAGATATCCGAACTCGCGTTCTACTCCACGTCGAGTCTGGTGAACGCGAACTACGGTCCGCTCACCGACGAGTACTACGTCCCGGTCTGGGCCGAGGACACCGCCGCGAACTCCGACGAGGACGGCAACGACGACGCCTACCTCTACGCCGACGACGAGTCGATTCCGCTGGTCGCGGTCGACTGGAACGTGGTCGGGTTCGGGTCGATGCTGGTCAACGACGGCGACGCCAGCTGGCAGTACGGCAACGAGGAGTTCGTCCTCAACGTCTGGGACGACGCCCTCGGCGGGTCCGGAACCGTGCTGTGGGACGAGGGCCACGGCCAGTACTACGACCTCGCGTCGTTCTCGGAGTTCGAGTCCTACGCCGAGGACAACGGCTACACCGTCGAATCGACCAGCTCGCTCGCGTCGGACCTCGCCGACGCCGACGCCGCGGTCGTCACCTCGCCGAGCGAGGCGTTCACCTCCGAGGAACTCGGCGCGCTCGGCGACTTCGTCGACGAGGGCGGGTGGCTGTTCCTCCACGACCAGTCGGACTACGGCGACTACGACGAGACCGCGAACTTGAACGACATCCCGGGCTACCTCGACCTCGCGTTCCGGTTCAACGACGACCAGGTCGCCGACGAGTACCGGAACGCCAGCGGCGCTTACGAGCCGGTCACCGACGTGTTCGACGACGACTTCGACTACTTCGGCGACCGCGAGGGGCTCGGGCTCGACCCCGAGGAGACCTACGCCGTCACGGTCGAGGATGTCATCGACGGCGACACCGTGAAGGTCACCTTCGACGACGGGACGACCGAGAACATCCGCATCCTCGGCACCGACACGCCCGAAACGTCCTCGAACAGCCAGTACGAGCGCCCCCAGGAGTGGGAGGGCATCTCCGACGAGGAGTACCTGCAGGCCCGGGCCGACGAGGCGACCCAGTTCGGCAAGGACGAACTCGACGTGGGCTCGACGGTCGATCTGGTGTTCGACGACAACGAACCGGTCCGGGACGTCTACGACCGGATTCTGGGCTACCTCTACTACGACGCGACCGGCGACGGCAGCCGGGACGCCAACTACAACTACCGGCTGGTCGAGGAGGGCCACGCCCGCGTGTACGACTCGTCGTTCGCGAAGCACGCCGAGTTCATCGACGCCGAGCGCGCCGCGAGGGCCGACGGAGTTCAGGTGTGGGAGGAGAGCGACCCCGACGGCTCACCGGAGATACGCGACAACCCCGTCGACGACCTGTTCTTCCCCCAGACCGCCAGCGTCCGCACGTCGACCGGCGGCATCGACGACTCGCGGGTGCCCGTCTACGCGGAGTCGTCGGCGACCCAGGAGCTCGACGGCGGCCACGACTACGGCGACGGCGAGCTACCGCTGGTCGGGGTCGACGAGGACGCTAACGTCGCGGTCGTCGGTGCGCCCCTCGTCGACGAGAGCTACGAGGAGGCCGAGGGCTACGACACCGACACCTCCTCGTACGGGAACTACCCCTTCTTCACGAACCTCGTCGACTACCTCTCGGAGGTCGAGGGCGACGTGCTCGTCGACGGCGGCCACGGTCAGTTCGGCGCGGACTACGGCGTGGCGGCCGAGGACGCCGCCTACTACATGCGCTACCTCGAAGGCCAGGACATCGGGCTGGAGGGCATCAACGAACTGACCGCCGACCGACTGAGCCGGGGGCGCGCGCTCGTCGTCACCACGCCGCCGGAGTCGTTCACCGCGAGCGAAGTCGACGCCGTCCAGTCGTTCGTCGACGACGGCGGCGCGGTCGTGCTGGTGGGAAGCGGCGCGACCCCGCCGGAGGCCCGCGAGAACGCCAACGACCTGGCGGCCGAACTCGGCACCGACCTCCGGGTCAACGCCGACCGGGTCGTCGACGACTCCAACAGCGTCGGCACCAGCGCCGACGTGCCCGAGACGACCGCCTTCGACGACTCGTTCCCGCTGTTCGACGCCTACACGCCGGGGACCGCCAACGACTACGACGTGTCCATCACCGACATCCAGGAGGACGGCGAGGACAGCCTCGACGAGTACGTCGACATCCGGAACGACGGCGACGCCGACCTCGAGATGACCGGCTGGACGCTCGAAGACGAGGCCGACTACACCTACGAGTTCCCCGACGGCTTCACCCTCGGCGCGGGCGAGACCGTCCGCGTCCACACCGGTGACGGCGAGGACACCGACACCGACCTCTACTGGGGAATGGGCATCCCGGTCTGGAACAACGACGGCGACACCGCCTATCTGTACGACGACGCGGGCAACCTCGCCGACGAACTGACCTACCCCACGGAATCCGACGCGTGCGGCGACGTCGTCTGCGTGAGCGAGGTCAGCCCTGAGGGCGACACCTTGAACGAGGAGTGGGTCGAGTTCGAGAACGGGAGTTCGAGCGACCAGGAGATGACCGGCTGGACCGTCGAGGACGAGGCCGACTACACCTACGAGTTCCCCGACGGCTTCACGCTCGACGCGGGCGCGACCGTCCGACTCCACACCGGAAGCGGCACCGATTCGGACACCGACCTCTACTGGGGGTCGGGCAACTACGTCTGGAACGACGGCGGCGACACCGTCTTCGTCTACGACGACTCGGGGTCGCTCCACGTCGAGCGCAGTTACTGA